Proteins encoded by one window of Pseudonocardia sp. HH130629-09:
- a CDS encoding DUF418 domain-containing protein, protein MHRQDLSAPAPPTATDRVEALDALRGLALCGILPVNMIAIAGLPALPGPWQGALPQWLEVTAHQRFFPLFSFLFGLSTALLLDGAAGRTARPWLVLLRRLLALGVLGAAHQLLQPGEALLPYAIVGLVVLLPASWLPRPVIALGGAVAIGVALTFTSGGLLLIPGLFLLGLAAARYGLHRQIAAPNRAAWTAVLAGTVVAAVPLLSIQVDTIENSGFDQVSSTAGLVMAVGYASALVLLTASPVGPWVSSVLAPLGRLALTNYLSATLLVLLLTSVPAFSGPGGYRVLLPFAAAILVVQVVASRWWMRNFRYGPVEWVLRSISWWTPVRMTPPDGSHPDARTSLQPDGRAS, encoded by the coding sequence GTGCACCGACAAGACCTGAGCGCCCCAGCACCCCCGACCGCGACCGACCGGGTCGAGGCCCTCGACGCCCTCCGCGGGCTGGCCCTGTGCGGAATCCTTCCCGTCAACATGATCGCGATCGCCGGGCTGCCGGCCCTCCCGGGCCCCTGGCAGGGCGCGTTGCCCCAGTGGCTCGAGGTCACGGCGCACCAACGCTTCTTCCCGCTGTTCTCGTTCCTGTTCGGGCTCAGCACCGCCCTGCTCCTGGACGGAGCGGCCGGGCGGACCGCCCGTCCGTGGCTCGTGCTGCTGCGCCGGCTGCTCGCGCTCGGTGTGCTGGGCGCCGCACACCAGCTCCTGCAGCCCGGTGAGGCGCTGCTCCCGTACGCGATCGTCGGTCTCGTCGTGCTCCTCCCGGCCTCCTGGCTGCCGCGGCCGGTGATCGCGCTCGGCGGAGCCGTCGCGATAGGCGTGGCGCTCACGTTCACCAGCGGTGGTTTGCTACTCATCCCCGGCCTGTTCCTGCTCGGCCTCGCCGCCGCCCGCTACGGCCTGCACCGCCAGATCGCGGCACCGAACCGGGCCGCGTGGACGGCCGTGCTGGCCGGGACCGTCGTCGCGGCGGTGCCGTTGCTGAGCATCCAGGTCGACACGATCGAGAACAGCGGCTTCGACCAGGTGTCCTCGACCGCCGGGCTCGTCATGGCCGTCGGCTACGCGAGCGCCCTCGTCCTGCTGACGGCGTCCCCGGTCGGGCCGTGGGTCTCCTCGGTCCTCGCCCCGCTCGGGCGGCTCGCGCTGACGAACTACCTCTCGGCGACACTGCTGGTCCTGCTGCTGACCTCGGTCCCGGCGTTCTCCGGCCCGGGTGGGTACCGCGTCCTGCTGCCGTTCGCCGCGGCGATCCTGGTGGTCCAGGTGGTCGCGAGCCGCTGGTGGATGCGGAACTTCCGGTACGGGCCGGTGGAGTGGGTGCTGCGCAGCATCTCCTGGTGGACCCCGGTACGGATGACACCGCCCGACGGCAGCCACCCGGACGCGCGGACCTCCCTCCAGCCGGACGGCCGGGCGTCATGA